From Daphnia magna isolate NIES linkage group LG2, ASM2063170v1.1, whole genome shotgun sequence:
AAATGAATTAAATGAGACTTTTGAGTATCGGTGCATACACATACATATTGTATTGAGCCCTCTTATAATCACATCTATTTAGTATCATATACTATATAATATACTATCATATGTCATAAATAGCAATTGGTAAATTTTTATACTCCATAATTTTTTACAAGGGAATGATATCGTTAGATCAAGTAAGAATAAGCGTGTCTTTGTTCCGAACGAGAGATCATCTTGGATTATACCCTGAAATTGGAGAAAGTAATAGAAAAAGAAcggaaaaaggaaagatttttggttgttttggTTGTCGTTTGCTTCTTTTAAGAACTCTGTTCCGCAACGTATGGAGCGGTAGACGTTTGTGGTGCTTCCGTGTAGAAAAGCGCTCGTTGGATTCCGCCAAAGATTCGATCTGCGAAGCGGACTACAAGGCATCCCCGAATCTCtctaaaggaagaaaagaaagccatttttttagttgaaaTTTCGTCATTACTACTATTGTATGATCGTTGTAGAAAGTTTTACCTGGCTGAGCAGTCGTAGTAGCGGTGCACGTTGGACTTGAGAACTTCTCTCGCCACTCGGAAGAAGTTAAGGTTATCGTAGTCCTCGGCTCCAATAGCCGAGTGCAGAATCAGGCACATCGAAGTCTCAACTTTTCCCGTTAatctaaaaatagaaaagttaATTAGTATATCGTTTGTGAAAACATttggggaaaatgaaggtaAAACTCACTGTCGGATGTTTTGATGCTGGGCGTGATTTTCGGAGGGGCAAAATCGGGCAGAATCATAAGCGTCACGAATCATCAAATGCAAATGCGCTGCTGTTATCATCATGCCACGGTAGACCTCTTCCAATTGAATTTCTCCCTATTTGACCGAAAATAGGAACTTAACATTCACCTTTCAatgaaaaaggttaagccAAAAAATTCTTACCGTGGGTGAAACTAGTTGATCGTCATTAGGCAGCGATTGCAGCTGGATGCCATCGCATTGGTGCAAACCCTTCaggtaaaataataatttgtaGGAAACAATTGGATGAAATCAAGTTTAATTTGACTAACCGTTGGTGGATAAATGTGGCGGGCCAAATGCATAGCTTCCAAGACGACGAGTTTAAACTCTTGGGTGAGAGCGGATCTCTCCTCGCTGGTATAGTTCCGGTTAGCGTAGCGGTCCCGGAGCGGTCCGAGGAATCCCAGGGTCTGTTGTTCCAGTGTAGCGTTAGTGTCAAGAGTCCTCAATGGTGCTGGCGTGGCTTGTTGGACATTGGAGTCAAACTGATTGACCGGTCGTTCCGTTGCTATTCCGGGCCAACTTGGCTGTGTTGGGTTCATGGTAGACGAGGCTGCCATGAATCCACACGGATTGGCCAAGAAGTTAATGAATGGAAATCGCAGCAATGTCTCAACGGTTTGCTGCTGTCTCCAAGAACGCGGTGGGCTTACCGTTGCCGCTGAGACACTTGTCCGCGATGAGAAACAAATACAGTCTATTTGGGACCATTGAAAATAGTAAGTTGAACATTTTCCTTTCGATTCCGATTTAATTAAAATGAATAGAGAAAAATAAGACTTACAAAACGTGAAGTAAATTATTGTTTTGAAGAACATTTTTTCTGCCACTGTTTAGAAtttggattcaaaattgaattcgGGATCTGTCTTGGAGACAAAAGGCAGGAAAAGGTAAAGAGGAAGATTCAGACTGATGAAACAGAGAAAAATCCCTCCTTTATATACAGGGGCCTGGAGAATTACAGCTGAGCAATCCTACCGTTTGCTCCTGCTCAGTACGGTCCATCCGTAAACATGACGTTGACTATGTGGGTGGAAGACATGGAAGAGCAGGTAGAAGTAGTCCACCTGGCTCTCTCCACATCAGTTCCTCGTAGCGTCGAGGTGGAGTCGACGCCCAGTCTCTCATCATACGTCGGTCTTCGGAACATCCGGAGTCTACAAGTAAACTGTTACTAGATAACCTGTGGGAGGAGAACCAAAGAATTGCAAATAATCCTAGGATCTTTCAATGAAACATGCAAATGATGCACGGGGAGCATGAAAAAAAGAGTAAAGGatacagtttttcttttctttttttttcaaatatccGAATCATACGTGGCGGCCtagatttttaaatattacgttATTTTATACGATTTCCCATAGTCAAATCTTCCCACACGGAACAATAATTGTCGCCTTATCGAGTCAACGGGCTTCTGCTGTCATTGAACGGATAATAAGTTCAACGAAGTTGCTATCAAGTTTTACTGTCACTGATGTGACGCGTGCACGGCAAGCATGAGGCTTAGCGGCTAAACAATCAAAAGTAATGAACGTGAGAAAGACTAAGCCAAGCGCATAGTCTACACAGTGGGAGGATTTATTTAGTAAAATTAAAAGGTTCAATTCTTAATTACGCATCCCAACAAGGGCAGACATAACGACAGTCCGACCAAAATCAGACGTCCACATATTTTATAACCAATCACCTATCCAAGGTTAGAATGAGAATAAACTATTTACTTGCAAGAAGGAGGAGGCTGTGCGACGTTGATTCCAGTCTACCGTGTTTCACCGAAATATACTATTCTATGCACTGACCTCGACTTTGAATGTAGAAATCCTTATAGTTTAGCCGGTTGATGACGCGGAAACAGGTGAGTTACCTCCCACACACAACCTGGAGGTTCAATGTCACTATTGGCTTAGGGTATATCTCAAATGTGAATGTACTGCATTTACGAAACATGTGCAATTTAAATAGTTTCTTCATTGAAATCCGGCTTCAgattttgtttacctttccgtaaaaaatgaaaatggtttAAACTATaacttttaaatctttttactTGGAGGTTTTCCACTAAAGTAGTGCATTCTTTATAACTGAAATGGAATAGGCGACGGTTGCGAATCTTTGTGCACCACGGCCTTAACTCAATAAGGCCCCGTGGAAAGAATTAGAATTTTATTTAGCCTCGTGTCCCGTGTGATTTGGCGTTAAAGTTCACTACCTTGTACTTCACGTCGGAGAGTTGCCAGTTCCTCGCACTAACGGCAATATTTAGAGCTGTAAAATTACGTTGGCTGTAGCCAAGTTGCTCCCAGTCATTGACGTTTCGGGCGAAATGCATAATATTTTAATTCATATAAATTAGCAGGCATAAATTAGCAGGCTCATTGGCCCTGACTCACGTTAGCTATTCAGATTATTTGTTCATACTTGTATTAATATATTCTAATGGTTAAATTACAAGCTTCTATTCATCAGTCACACAGATAACCAGATGTTTAAAAGACTAGGTTGCTTACCTCCAACGTTAGGCATGCATGAACTTTCCGGAAGGATTTTATACGTTACCTTATTGTCATCATGTGCTTAATTAAATAGTTTTAAAGAGGTTAAAATGATGAGGCTTATGGCGGGAATTTCCTTCCTACCCGTCGATCGTCTTTTGATGATTCATAAAAACCGATATAGCCTAGTGTGGTCCACATTGGCGATAAATTAAACTTTTACGAAAAAGCTAATTGGGCGGAGTTGTCCTTTTCTTGTGCTTATCTCAAGAAATGTTCAGGATTATGTCTTCATAAATTTGAGCTTCAGGTAACAAAAGCATAGTCTGCCACATAAGCTAAATGAGTAgattaaaacaagaaaaataagaaaggtTTGTCTGCCACTTCCAATACGaacaatgaaagaaaaaagaaataaacttCAAGTGAAATCAaattcaaagaatttttttcttcctttttctgcTGATTGACATTTTTATTGTGCTATAATATAGAAAATGAATATTTCCATGGTTACACAGAGCTGACAATCCAGCGGATGGGAATATTAAAAGTTTCAAAAGGCTTAAAGCTAATACATTCACCAGTTGCTTTGTGGGAATGCAAATCTTTGTAGAACATAAACGCAATTAAAACTAAATcagcaaacaacaacaaaaaactgaaCACGTGACTCTTATCTCTTTTGCCAACCCCAAAACCTTTGGAACTGTACGTATGTAGAGACGATTCTACGTAATGTCAAAATCCTCCACTCTCTCGTAAACAAACCTAACTTCATTCAAGATATGGAGGATACCGAAAACATCCGACGTTTCTGACAAATAGTCACTTTGAAAAATCCGTTtgaataaataa
This genomic window contains:
- the LOC116916505 gene encoding uncharacterized protein LOC116916505, which produces MFFKTIIYFTFYCICFSSRTSVSAATVSPPRSWRQQQTVETLLRFPFINFLANPCGFMAASSTMNPTQPSWPGIATERPVNQFDSNVQQATPAPLRTLDTNATLEQQTLGFLGPLRDRYANRNYTSEERSALTQEFKLVVLEAMHLARHIYPPTGLHQCDGIQLQSLPNDDQLVSPTGEIQLEEVYRGMMITAAHLHLMIRDAYDSARFCPSENHAQHQNIRQLTGKVETSMCLILHSAIGAEDYDNLNFFRVAREVLKSNVHRYYDCSAREIRGCLVVRFADRIFGGIQRALFYTEAPQTSTAPYVAEQSS